TGCAGGtgtgctatatatatatatttttgaatgGAACTCTATAATGAATCTTGATGACGACAAAGGATTCGGACGCACTTAAAAGGTGAATCAACAAATGAAGGAATCTTGAATTCAAACATGGATTCTTGTATCATTTTATCAAAGTTATATTATTATCACAAAGAAGACCAACCTGGAATATAATCTACTTGACCTTTCTTTACTCTATTATCGTATATAGCACTGCATTTCATTCGGTTCAAACTTTAGATTTAGGCCAAACTGTCAAATACGTGCATTCAAATCTCATTATCTTATTGTCAATGGGGTTGTCCCCCTCTACATCATGTGCATGCTTTTCACAAACCAATTTTTGGACTCAAATTTATTATTCCGTGTTAAACTTTTGAGAAATTAATTCTTCTAAAATCGTACAAGTACGAAGAAGAGGCTATTAAACCTATTAAAAAATCAATTCTTCTAAAATCATTGAGACAATCACACAATTTATTTCGCTACACTATTTAAACTTAAGGAATCATTACTTGAGAAGTAAATAAAACTATAGTTTCTATTTTAACTTGAATATACATCTACTAAAAAGATTTCACATTATATGTTATTCCAGATGCATATTTTTATGCTCTCTATGATCAAATATTAAGCAACCCTGTTTGTTTTTAACAAAACTCTACGAAGTTCATCTGCAATACCAGCTAGAAGAACCGGTTTTTGAACAAGTCCATTAATTCCTACTTGTAAACATTTTTCCCACACGTCTTCGTTATCACTTGCCGACAAGGCAATGATGAGCGGCCAATTTCGACTTCTAAACTTCCGGATTCTCATAGCAATTTCATATCCGTCGAGGTCAGGCATATGAAGATCTATTAAAACAATTTGAAAAGGTGATGCAGACGGACCCAATGCACCAAGGCATGCAGACCCGGATGAGACAATGGAAACTACACATCCCAGCTTCTCAAGCAGCTTTCTAGTTACGGCCAGGTTTATGTCATCGTGATCAGCCAATAGGACCTGACGCCCACTAAATAGAGAATTCGGATTTTGGAGCTCAGACGATGTCTCGCCACTTTCTGAAACACCCACTACAATTGATGGCCTGAGTTGAAATTGAAGAACAAGAGCCATGCTTTGATCAAAACCGACTGGATTTGGAACTACCCAAATATTTCCTTGCATCATCTTCAatgaaaatttttaaaaataaaaatagtcAGATACAATAAACAAagtgaaaaatataataaataatacaAGCACTacttttttttgctaaataataCAAGCACTACTTATAGCCTATAGATGCAAGAATCATTCATATTCAAGGGAGAAGGGAGATTATGAAGCTGGTCTTGAAGTACTAACATCTAGTTATAGCATAACAGTCGACTACCTTGTACCATACATGAATGTAGTTTCACTGTGTATTACATTTCTTTCATTTAATTTATTTTGAACAATGAGCTTAATAACATATAAGTTAACTAATTAAGACATAATTGTCAAGGCCTCTTTCAGCTCTATATTTTCCCTTTTCAAACAAATTCattcaattttaataaaataactAAAACAAAAGGCATAATAAACCTGGACTAGTTTCCTGCAGATTCCAAAGCTCAAGCCATCCTCAATTTTCTTGCTCCAAAATCTTTCATCACCAGAACTATTCATTAATGCACCGTTACTATTGATTCCAATCTCAAATTTGACATAAACATGCCCATCAAATGAATTTGTTCTCCAGGTTCCCCATCGCTGATCATTCCTTCCCTGGCTTCCCCTTTCTGAGAATACCCTTATGGTCAGACTCCCTTGTCTGTTGGTACCTTTTAAAAGATTTCCAACCATGTGTAAAATCACCTGGAAAACTCTCCTCTCATCACCCATCACATAATCTGGAAGTGATCTCTCAACTTCAATAGAAAAACAATGACCTCTGTATGCACACAAGCACTTGGCTAGGCAACCTGCTTCTTTTATCATGGAATGTAGGCTGAAATACCTCATCTCAAAGGGAAACTTAGCATTGTCTTTTGGTGATGTATCCATAACATCATTTATCAAGACAGAGAGAACATTACTTGTTGTAGCCATTGTGTGAACCACGGTCTTTTGCTCACTGCTTAAATTTTCATCTTGCAAAATAGAAAGCAAACCCATAACTGAGTGCATGGGTCTTCTTAGTCCGTTACTCATTACTGTCTGAAAGGCGTTCCTTGCCTGGGTAGCCATCATAGCATCTTGTTGTGCCTG
This sequence is a window from Apium graveolens cultivar Ventura chromosome 9, ASM990537v1, whole genome shotgun sequence. Protein-coding genes within it:
- the LOC141683707 gene encoding ethylene receptor 2-like, which gives rise to MSKSLVIQLLILWVLFSSSVASNDFSGCNCDEDEGFWTVEGITICQKVSDFLIAVAYFSIPIELLYFISCSNVPFKWVIVEFIAFIVLCGMTHLLNGWTYGPHTFQLMLALTIFKLLTALVSFATAITLITLIPLLLKVKVREFMLIKKTWDLGREVGIIKQQKEAGWHVRMLTQEIRKSLDRHTILYTTLDKLSETLDLQNCVIWMPNETRTEMNLTHELKGGNISGIYNLSIPISDPDVRKIKENDGVKILDPQSALAVRSSRGTAEPGTVAAIRMPMLRVSDFKGGTPEIIQACYAILVLVLPSGQLRSWGNQEIEILNVVADQVAVALSHAAVLEESQLVREKLGEQNRALQQAQQDAMMATQARNAFQTVMSNGLRRPMHSVMGLLSILQDENLSSEQKTVVHTMATTSNVLSVLINDVMDTSPKDNAKFPFEMRYFSLHSMIKEAGCLAKCLCAYRGHCFSIEVERSLPDYVMGDERRVFQVILHMVGNLLKGTNRQGSLTIRVFSERGSQGRNDQRWGTWRTNSFDGHVYVKFEIGINSNGALMNSSGDERFWSKKIEDGLSFGICRKLVQMMQGNIWVVPNPVGFDQSMALVLQFQLRPSIVVGVSESGETSSELQNPNSLFSGRQVLLADHDDINLAVTRKLLEKLGCVVSIVSSGSACLGALGPSASPFQIVLIDLHMPDLDGYEIAMRIRKFRSRNWPLIIALSASDNEDVWEKCLQVGINGLVQKPVLLAGIADELRRVLLKTNRVA